In a single window of the Hippoglossus hippoglossus isolate fHipHip1 chromosome 7, fHipHip1.pri, whole genome shotgun sequence genome:
- the LOC117764955 gene encoding uncharacterized protein LOC117764955 isoform X1, with product MNRDGDKGAKTALRSQKQPRTQQQVLLQKRKKDAQIVSCSNKEKQSGLCEPGKEVKTAGVQGKRAGKVSSSAAAECQRSPGAQRKLSDASNASEDLSKDSGCVSGKLSSSDSSSEISDCPSEGIKQDSPSSDNELSWIDGRAYENPNKSCAKAARVSCALQPDAAGGGLTLFNSPGTFMELIMGETTEDLVREVEDLRSENEYLKDEVEELRCEMLEMRDMFQEEEVYQLQELRLQLEQANKSCRILQYRLRKAERRSIRVAQTGQVDGELVRSLEHDIRVAKSVSLRLYNELEAVKKNNSQLEWDNETLRERTQELEVAKQVLQAEVEKTRENSVKKKSIRSTKAERRISQAIEDDSADLRCQLHFAKEELALMCKKLTKLVSESEGMREELAKYHSAFGDVSVAHSPEGKHNSAHAREAEVKVHLKLVEEEATLLSRRIVELEVENRGLRAEMSDLREKSGGDGGGGGGGGGEEEEEQNRDVLEEKVGACTPSQDRAGRERSLKMGFNVYEQEAEQGLETSLLCNQTQSEGMIAACHVTREGPVGGEWDPSDGQEGDHYNKTDRGLKGMTVKDYEALLALRDHSCILSSAIQLLTAPPKNGRCSSLTDVDSNGKAQKIFLPGPLNEALELLRDMLLSFTGRMETLLTGDDSGRNSICKDGHVWDSYSFSSLSGDCADPDKVGHDMRESPSKQEHVEDLRTSEVKERATRRGCSAQWDLLHSCRDPKMQLSLQILWILHQWCQVKGPDLEGKEGKERAVSVLRGLLQELSAELQDERIEFDSGAKATQGQAAERAVSGIFDDERPCEADRICSSKEKRLRRQFSPRGPKSKNWCYLSQEVAQLDREDPVKTWDHPIMPLSFPDLDFEQMSMERSHTAPEKSAFRIYYSPPSARRVQLAQLKQSPVADRESDNTSSPWCTPPTSFSALCLGSSANLSDDVKEMTASWRQAAHSGPQEKRGRLAGRWVDMACSGTQTYMKPKMVSVGLQTDGPQGPVAVRSSPSRVLSPSLVAVRSHYISTSLDGVPGRVERNRTSTSSPKLYRRHSSSSTHTLSSSSSTSSVSTSRDRALWNQNHQSTSGLNWTRQSSQRQSTGQSHSSLSSAKPPTKSAGANRYGLVTEFLRRVSGRAEKPVTVSGPKTKNGLKNLERVPSTRPPAASLHRADSVTRIVNQRFMKQREEAGKVQRDERGSSLNPSLRRSGSAEDGNYDCSSSSTLTFCFSRPSRCAQRQTSSQSKLHRHRLSPPVSAAAGSNCE from the exons ATGAACAGAGACGGAGATAAAGGTGCAAAAACTGCGCTCCGGAGCCAAAAACAACCGAGGACGCAGCAGCAGGTTTTGttgcagaagaggaagaaagatgCTCAGATTGTCTCCTGCTCCAATAAGGAGAAACAGTCAGGTCTCTGTGAACCAGGGAAGGAGGTGAAAACTGCGGGAGTTCAGGGAAAGCGTGCGGGGAAAGTGTCATCCAGTGCCGCAGCAGAGTGCCAGAGGAGCCCCGGCGCGCAGAGGAAACTCTCCGACGCCAGCAACGCTTCCGAGGACCTGAGCAAAGACTCCGGCTGCGTCTCCGGGAAACTCTCCTCCTCCGACAGCAGCTCAGAGATATCCGACTGCCCCTCGGAGGGCATCAAGCAGGACTCTCCAAGCAGCGACAACGAATTAAGCTGGATAGACGGGAGAGCTTATGAGAATCCGAACAAATCGTGCGCAAAGGCAGCCAGGGTGTCCTGCGCCCTGCAGCCCGATGCTGCCGGAGGGGGCCTCACTTTGTTCAACTCCCCGGGGACGTTTATGGAGCTGATAATGGGGGAGACAACCGAGGACCTGGTCAGGGAGGTGGAGGATTTACGATCAGAGAACGAGTATCTGAAA GATGAGGTGGAGGAGCTTCGCTGTGAGATGCTGGAAATGCGCGACATgttccaggaggaggaggtgtaccagctgcaggagctgcggctgcagctggagcaggcCAACAAGTCGTGTCGCATCCTGCAGTACCGCCTCCGCAAGGCCGAGCGCCGCAGCATCCGGGTGGCTCAGACGGGACAGGTGGACGGGGAGCTGGTCAGGAGCCTGGAGCACGACATCAGG GTGGCAAAGAGCGTATCCCTGCGCTTGTACAACGAGCTGGAGGCGGTGAAGAAGAACAATTCCCAGTTGGAGTGGGACAATGAGACGCTCcgagagaggacacaggagcTGGAAGTGGCCAAGCAGGTTTTACAGGCCGAGgtggagaaaaccagagag AACTctgtgaagaagaaaagcatCAGATCCACTAAAGCCGAGAGGAGGATCTCTCAAGCGATTGAG GATGACAGCGCTGATCTCAGGTGCCAACTCCACTTTGCCAAAGAGGAATTGGCTCTCATGTGCAAGAAGCTCACCAAACTGGTGTCAGAGAGCGAGGGCATGCGCGAGGAGCTGGCCAAATACCACTCGGCCTTCGGCGATGTAAGCGTTGCCCACTCACCTGAGGGCAAACACAACTCCGCCCACGCCAGGGAGgcagaggtcaaagttcacctgaagctggtggaggaggaggccacaCTCCTGAGCCGGCGCATCGTGGAACTGGAGGTGGAGAATCGTGGGCTGAGAGCGGAAATGAGCGACTTGAGAGAGAAaagtggaggagatggaggagggggaggaggaggaggaggggaagaggaagaagaacagaaTCGGGATGTTTTGGAGGAAAAAGTGGGGGCTTGTACGCCATCGCAAGACAGAGCGGGAAGGGAGAGAAGTTTGAAAATGGGATTCAATGTTTACGAGCAGGAAGCAGAACAAGGTCTGGAAACATCTCTGCTGTGCAACCAGACCCAAAGCGAGGGGATGATCGCTGCTTGTCATGTGACTCGAGAGGGTCCAGTCGGTGGAGAGTGGGACCCTTCAGACGGTCAGGAGGGCGACCACTACAACAAAACTGACAGAGGTCTGAAAGGAATGACGGTGAAAGACTATGAAGCTCTGCTCGCTCTCAGAGACCATTCCTGCATTCTGAGTTCAGCCATACAGCTCCTGACAGCACCACCCAAAAATGGGCGTTGTTCATCTCTGACAGACGTGGACTCGAACGGTAAAGCCCAGAAGATCTTCCTCCCAGGACCTTTGAATGAGGCCTTGGAGCTTCTGCGGGACATGCTGTTGTCTTTCACCGGGAGAATGGAGACGCTTTTAACAGGAGACGATTCCGGCAGAAACTCTATTTGCAAGGACGGACATGTTTGGGATTCCtactctttctcctctctctctggagaCTGTGCAGATCCTGACAAGGTCGGTCATGACATGAGAGAGTCACCAAGTAAACAGGAACATGTTGAAGACCTCCGCACCTCAGAGGTCAAGGAGAGAGCAACAAGACGAGGATGCTCGGCTCAGTGGGAcctcctccacagctgcaggGACCCCAAAATGCAGCTTTCACTACAGATTCTGTGGATCCTCCATCAGTGGTGTCAGGTTAAAGGACCCGACCTGGAGGGAAAAGAG GGTAAAGAAAGAGCCGTGTCTGTGCTGCGGGGGCTGTTGCAGGAGCTCAGTGCAGAGCTCCAGGATGAGCGGATTGAATTCGACAGCGGAGCCAAGGCCACGCAGGGCCAGGCAGCCGAG AGGGCCGTCAGTGGCATCTTTGATGATGAACGTCCCTGTGAAGCCGACAG GATCTGCAGCTCTAAAGAGAAAAGACTGAGGCGGCAGTTTTCTCCACGCGGCCCCAAGAGCAAGAACTGGTGCTATCTGAGCCAGGAGGTCGCCCAGCTGGACCGAGAGGACCCCGTTAAGACGTGGGACCATCCAATCATGCCGCTTAGCTTCCCTGATCTTGATTTTGAGCAGATGTCCATGGAGAGGAGCCACACTGCCCCGGAGAAGTCGGCGTTCCGCATCTACTACAGTCCGCCGTCTGCTCGCAGAGTCCAGCTGGCTCAGCTGAAGCAAAGCCCCGTCGCAGACAGAGAGTCGGACAACACTTCCTCTCCCTGGTGCACGCCGCCGACCTCCTTCTCTGCGCTCTGTCTGGGCTCATCTGCCAACTTGAGCGACGACGTGAAGGAGATGACGGCCAGCTGGAGGCAGGCAGCTCACAGCGGTCcccaggagaagagagggagattAGCGGGGCGGTGGGTGGACATGGCCTGCTCGGGCACTCAGACCTACATGAAGCCGAAGATGGTGAGTGTTGGTCTGCAGACCGATGGCCCCCAGGGGCCGGTCGCTGTGAGAAGCAGCCCCTCTCGAGTCCTGAGCCCCTCCTTGGTCGCGGTCCGCTCTCATTACATCTCCACCTCGCTGGACGGAGTACCAGGTCGAGTCGAGAGGAACAGAACCTCCACCTCTTCACCTAAACTCTACCGGAGACACTCGTCTTCTTCAACCCACACTCtgagttcttcctcctccacctcctctgtgtccACCTCGAGAGACCGAGCTCTGTGGAACCAGAACCATCAAAGCACCTCTGGCCTCAACTGGACCAGACAAAGCAGTCAGAGACAGAGCACAGGACAGAGCCACAGCTCCCTGAGCAGCGCCAAGCCTCCCACCAAATCTGCAGGCGCCAACCGTTACGGCCTGGTCACAGAGTTCCTGCGCAGGGTGAGCGGCCGCGCTGAGAAACCAGTGACGGTGTCAGGACCGAAGACAAAGAACGGGCTGAAGAACCTGGAACGCGTTCCCTCGACGAGGCCTCCGGCCGCCTCGCTGCACAGGGCCGACAGCGTGACGAGGATCGTCAACCAGAGGTtcatgaagcagagagaggaggctggAAAGGTCCAGAGGGACGAGAGAGGCAGCAGCTTGAACCCCAGCTTGAGACGCAGCGGCAGTGCAGAG GACGGAAACTACgactgcagctccagcagcactcTGACCTTCTGCTTCTCTCGTCCGTCTCGCTGCGCCCAGAGACAAACGTCAAGCCAGAGCAAGCTCCACCGACACAGACTCTCGCCGCCAGTGAGCGCGGCCGCAGGCTCCAACTGTGAGTGA
- the LOC117764956 gene encoding oxysterol-binding protein-related protein 2-like — MNSEEEFYDAETGLESDDSCEVSFKDALVLERKQENGVWERRKTLPAEMISRNNFSVWSILKKCIGMELSKIAMPVEFNEPLSFLQRISEYMEHTQLIHKACTLSDSIDRMQVVAAFAVSAVASQWERTGKPFNPLLGETYELIREDEGYRLISEQVCHHPPVSAFHAQSLKQEFEFHGSIYPKLKFWGKSVEAEPKGTMTLELLKHKEAYTWINPMCCVHNIILGKLWIEQYGTVEIVNHSTGDKCVLNFKPCGMFGKELHKVEGYIQDKSKKKRRVIYGKWTECMYSVDPKVHEAYKKTGGDSKKLRQEHSCEGEEAEEMPEVQETVTVIPGSALLWRMTPPPANSAQMYSFTSFAMTLNELEPGMERLMASTDCRLRPDIRAMENGDMDSANTEKERLEEKQRTARRERSKDEEEWSTRWFNLGTNPHTGAEDWLYTGGYFDRNYTDCPNIY; from the exons ATGAACAGCGAGGAGGAGTTTTACGACgctgagacag GGCTGGAGTCAGATGATTCCTGTGAGGTCAGTTTCAAAGATGCCCTGGTGTTGGAGCGCAAGCAGGAGAATGGAGTGTGGGAGCGCAG GAAAACGCTGCCTGCGGAGATGATCTCCAGAAACAACTTCAGCGTGTGGAGCATTCTGAAGAAATGCATCGGCATG GAGCTGTCCAAAATAGCAATGCCGGTTGAGTTTAACGAGCCACTGAGCTTTCTCCAGAGAATCTCGGAGTACATGGAACACACTCAGCTTATTCACAAAGCCTGCACTTTATCTGACTCCATAGACCGCATGCAG GTTGTCGCTGCTTTTGCCGTTTCAGCCGTAGCATCTCAATGGGAAAGGACTGGAAAGCCATTTAATCCTTTACTGGGGGAGACTTATGAACTCATTAG agaggaTGAGGGCTACAGATTGATCTCGGAGCAGGTGTGCCACCACCCCCCCGTCAGTGCCTTCCACGCTCAGTCTCTGAAGCAAGAGTTCGAGTTCCATGGCTCCATCTACCCGAAGCTCAAGTTCTGGGGCAAAAGTGTGGAGGCTGAGCCCAAAGGCACGATGACACTGGAGTTACTGAA acATAAAGAAGCGTACACGTGGATAAATCCAATGTGCTGTGTGCATAATATCATTTTAGGAAAACTCTGGATTGAGCAGTACGGAACCGTGGAGATAGTGAATCACAG CACGGGAGACAAGTGTGTGTTAAACTTTAAACCATGTGGGATGTTTGGGAAAGAGCTGCACAAAGTGGAAGGTTACATCCAAGACAAGAG TAAGAAGAAGCGGCGAGTGATCTATGGGAAGTGGACAGAGTGCATGTACAGCGTGGACCCCAAGGTGCATGAAGCGTATAAGAAGACGGGAGGAGACTCAAAAAAGCTGAGACAA gaaCATAGCTGTGAAGGTGAGGAGGCAGAAGAGATGCCGGAAGTTCAAGAGACTGTGACTGTGATACCAGGAAGTGCCTTATTGTGGAGGATGACGCCGCCGCCTGCCAACTCTGCGCAG ATGTATAGCTTCACCAGTTTTGCCATGACACTAAACGAGCTGGAACCCGGCATGGAGCGGCTAATGGCGTCGACAGACTGCCGGCTGAGGCCCGACATCAGAGCCATGGAAAATGGAGACATGG ACTCAGCAAATACAGAGAAAGAGCGGTTAGAAGAGAAGCAAAGAACTGCACGACGGGAACGCTCCAAGGACGAGGAGGAGTGGTCCACcag GTGGTTCAATCTGG
- the LOC117764955 gene encoding uncharacterized protein LOC117764955 isoform X2 yields MNRDGDKGAKTALRSQKQPRTQQQVLLQKRKKDAQIVSCSNKEKQSGLCEPGKEVKTAGVQGKRAGKVSSSAAAECQRSPGAQRKLSDASNASEDLSKDSGCVSGKLSSSDSSSEISDCPSEGIKQDSPSSDNELSWIDGRAYENPNKSCAKAARVSCALQPDAAGGGLTLFNSPGTFMELIMGETTEDLVREVEDLRSENEYLKDEVEELRCEMLEMRDMFQEEEVYQLQELRLQLEQANKSCRILQYRLRKAERRSIRVAQTGQVDGELVRSLEHDIRVAKSVSLRLYNELEAVKKNNSQLEWDNETLRERTQELEVAKQVLQAEVEKTRENSVKKKSIRSTKAERRISQAIEDDSADLRCQLHFAKEELALMCKKLTKLVSESEGMREELAKYHSAFGDVSVAHSPEGKHNSAHAREAEVKVHLKLVEEEATLLSRRIVELEVENRGLRAEMSDLREKSGGDGGGGGGGGGEEEEEQNRDVLEEKVGACTPSQDRAGRERSLKMGFNVYEQEAEQGLETSLLCNQTQSEGMIAACHVTREGPVGGEWDPSDGQEGDHYNKTDRGLKGMTVKDYEALLALRDHSCILSSAIQLLTAPPKNGRCSSLTDVDSNGKAQKIFLPGPLNEALELLRDMLLSFTGRMETLLTGDDSGRNSICKDGHVWDSYSFSSLSGDCADPDKVGHDMRESPSKQEHVEDLRTSEVKERATRRGCSAQWDLLHSCRDPKMQLSLQILWILHQWCQVKGPDLEGKEGKERAVSVLRGLLQELSAELQDERIEFDSGAKATQGQAAERAVSGIFDDERPCEADSSKEKRLRRQFSPRGPKSKNWCYLSQEVAQLDREDPVKTWDHPIMPLSFPDLDFEQMSMERSHTAPEKSAFRIYYSPPSARRVQLAQLKQSPVADRESDNTSSPWCTPPTSFSALCLGSSANLSDDVKEMTASWRQAAHSGPQEKRGRLAGRWVDMACSGTQTYMKPKMVSVGLQTDGPQGPVAVRSSPSRVLSPSLVAVRSHYISTSLDGVPGRVERNRTSTSSPKLYRRHSSSSTHTLSSSSSTSSVSTSRDRALWNQNHQSTSGLNWTRQSSQRQSTGQSHSSLSSAKPPTKSAGANRYGLVTEFLRRVSGRAEKPVTVSGPKTKNGLKNLERVPSTRPPAASLHRADSVTRIVNQRFMKQREEAGKVQRDERGSSLNPSLRRSGSAEDGNYDCSSSSTLTFCFSRPSRCAQRQTSSQSKLHRHRLSPPVSAAAGSNCE; encoded by the exons ATGAACAGAGACGGAGATAAAGGTGCAAAAACTGCGCTCCGGAGCCAAAAACAACCGAGGACGCAGCAGCAGGTTTTGttgcagaagaggaagaaagatgCTCAGATTGTCTCCTGCTCCAATAAGGAGAAACAGTCAGGTCTCTGTGAACCAGGGAAGGAGGTGAAAACTGCGGGAGTTCAGGGAAAGCGTGCGGGGAAAGTGTCATCCAGTGCCGCAGCAGAGTGCCAGAGGAGCCCCGGCGCGCAGAGGAAACTCTCCGACGCCAGCAACGCTTCCGAGGACCTGAGCAAAGACTCCGGCTGCGTCTCCGGGAAACTCTCCTCCTCCGACAGCAGCTCAGAGATATCCGACTGCCCCTCGGAGGGCATCAAGCAGGACTCTCCAAGCAGCGACAACGAATTAAGCTGGATAGACGGGAGAGCTTATGAGAATCCGAACAAATCGTGCGCAAAGGCAGCCAGGGTGTCCTGCGCCCTGCAGCCCGATGCTGCCGGAGGGGGCCTCACTTTGTTCAACTCCCCGGGGACGTTTATGGAGCTGATAATGGGGGAGACAACCGAGGACCTGGTCAGGGAGGTGGAGGATTTACGATCAGAGAACGAGTATCTGAAA GATGAGGTGGAGGAGCTTCGCTGTGAGATGCTGGAAATGCGCGACATgttccaggaggaggaggtgtaccagctgcaggagctgcggctgcagctggagcaggcCAACAAGTCGTGTCGCATCCTGCAGTACCGCCTCCGCAAGGCCGAGCGCCGCAGCATCCGGGTGGCTCAGACGGGACAGGTGGACGGGGAGCTGGTCAGGAGCCTGGAGCACGACATCAGG GTGGCAAAGAGCGTATCCCTGCGCTTGTACAACGAGCTGGAGGCGGTGAAGAAGAACAATTCCCAGTTGGAGTGGGACAATGAGACGCTCcgagagaggacacaggagcTGGAAGTGGCCAAGCAGGTTTTACAGGCCGAGgtggagaaaaccagagag AACTctgtgaagaagaaaagcatCAGATCCACTAAAGCCGAGAGGAGGATCTCTCAAGCGATTGAG GATGACAGCGCTGATCTCAGGTGCCAACTCCACTTTGCCAAAGAGGAATTGGCTCTCATGTGCAAGAAGCTCACCAAACTGGTGTCAGAGAGCGAGGGCATGCGCGAGGAGCTGGCCAAATACCACTCGGCCTTCGGCGATGTAAGCGTTGCCCACTCACCTGAGGGCAAACACAACTCCGCCCACGCCAGGGAGgcagaggtcaaagttcacctgaagctggtggaggaggaggccacaCTCCTGAGCCGGCGCATCGTGGAACTGGAGGTGGAGAATCGTGGGCTGAGAGCGGAAATGAGCGACTTGAGAGAGAAaagtggaggagatggaggagggggaggaggaggaggaggggaagaggaagaagaacagaaTCGGGATGTTTTGGAGGAAAAAGTGGGGGCTTGTACGCCATCGCAAGACAGAGCGGGAAGGGAGAGAAGTTTGAAAATGGGATTCAATGTTTACGAGCAGGAAGCAGAACAAGGTCTGGAAACATCTCTGCTGTGCAACCAGACCCAAAGCGAGGGGATGATCGCTGCTTGTCATGTGACTCGAGAGGGTCCAGTCGGTGGAGAGTGGGACCCTTCAGACGGTCAGGAGGGCGACCACTACAACAAAACTGACAGAGGTCTGAAAGGAATGACGGTGAAAGACTATGAAGCTCTGCTCGCTCTCAGAGACCATTCCTGCATTCTGAGTTCAGCCATACAGCTCCTGACAGCACCACCCAAAAATGGGCGTTGTTCATCTCTGACAGACGTGGACTCGAACGGTAAAGCCCAGAAGATCTTCCTCCCAGGACCTTTGAATGAGGCCTTGGAGCTTCTGCGGGACATGCTGTTGTCTTTCACCGGGAGAATGGAGACGCTTTTAACAGGAGACGATTCCGGCAGAAACTCTATTTGCAAGGACGGACATGTTTGGGATTCCtactctttctcctctctctctggagaCTGTGCAGATCCTGACAAGGTCGGTCATGACATGAGAGAGTCACCAAGTAAACAGGAACATGTTGAAGACCTCCGCACCTCAGAGGTCAAGGAGAGAGCAACAAGACGAGGATGCTCGGCTCAGTGGGAcctcctccacagctgcaggGACCCCAAAATGCAGCTTTCACTACAGATTCTGTGGATCCTCCATCAGTGGTGTCAGGTTAAAGGACCCGACCTGGAGGGAAAAGAG GGTAAAGAAAGAGCCGTGTCTGTGCTGCGGGGGCTGTTGCAGGAGCTCAGTGCAGAGCTCCAGGATGAGCGGATTGAATTCGACAGCGGAGCCAAGGCCACGCAGGGCCAGGCAGCCGAG AGGGCCGTCAGTGGCATCTTTGATGATGAACGTCCCTGTGAAGCCGACAG CTCTAAAGAGAAAAGACTGAGGCGGCAGTTTTCTCCACGCGGCCCCAAGAGCAAGAACTGGTGCTATCTGAGCCAGGAGGTCGCCCAGCTGGACCGAGAGGACCCCGTTAAGACGTGGGACCATCCAATCATGCCGCTTAGCTTCCCTGATCTTGATTTTGAGCAGATGTCCATGGAGAGGAGCCACACTGCCCCGGAGAAGTCGGCGTTCCGCATCTACTACAGTCCGCCGTCTGCTCGCAGAGTCCAGCTGGCTCAGCTGAAGCAAAGCCCCGTCGCAGACAGAGAGTCGGACAACACTTCCTCTCCCTGGTGCACGCCGCCGACCTCCTTCTCTGCGCTCTGTCTGGGCTCATCTGCCAACTTGAGCGACGACGTGAAGGAGATGACGGCCAGCTGGAGGCAGGCAGCTCACAGCGGTCcccaggagaagagagggagattAGCGGGGCGGTGGGTGGACATGGCCTGCTCGGGCACTCAGACCTACATGAAGCCGAAGATGGTGAGTGTTGGTCTGCAGACCGATGGCCCCCAGGGGCCGGTCGCTGTGAGAAGCAGCCCCTCTCGAGTCCTGAGCCCCTCCTTGGTCGCGGTCCGCTCTCATTACATCTCCACCTCGCTGGACGGAGTACCAGGTCGAGTCGAGAGGAACAGAACCTCCACCTCTTCACCTAAACTCTACCGGAGACACTCGTCTTCTTCAACCCACACTCtgagttcttcctcctccacctcctctgtgtccACCTCGAGAGACCGAGCTCTGTGGAACCAGAACCATCAAAGCACCTCTGGCCTCAACTGGACCAGACAAAGCAGTCAGAGACAGAGCACAGGACAGAGCCACAGCTCCCTGAGCAGCGCCAAGCCTCCCACCAAATCTGCAGGCGCCAACCGTTACGGCCTGGTCACAGAGTTCCTGCGCAGGGTGAGCGGCCGCGCTGAGAAACCAGTGACGGTGTCAGGACCGAAGACAAAGAACGGGCTGAAGAACCTGGAACGCGTTCCCTCGACGAGGCCTCCGGCCGCCTCGCTGCACAGGGCCGACAGCGTGACGAGGATCGTCAACCAGAGGTtcatgaagcagagagaggaggctggAAAGGTCCAGAGGGACGAGAGAGGCAGCAGCTTGAACCCCAGCTTGAGACGCAGCGGCAGTGCAGAG GACGGAAACTACgactgcagctccagcagcactcTGACCTTCTGCTTCTCTCGTCCGTCTCGCTGCGCCCAGAGACAAACGTCAAGCCAGAGCAAGCTCCACCGACACAGACTCTCGCCGCCAGTGAGCGCGGCCGCAGGCTCCAACTGTGAGTGA